A portion of the Sphaerochaeta pleomorpha str. Grapes genome contains these proteins:
- the rpsM gene encoding 30S ribosomal protein S13 yields MARIAGVDLPNKAVKIALTYIYGIGRVSAVDICEKTKINPDTSINTLSNDDLASLRKVIEEEYKVEGRLRTEVALNIKRLMDIGCYRGLRHRKGLPVRGQRTKTNARTRKGKKKTVASKKK; encoded by the coding sequence ATGGCGAGAATTGCAGGTGTAGATTTGCCGAACAAGGCAGTAAAGATAGCCTTAACGTATATTTACGGAATCGGCAGGGTTTCGGCCGTTGATATTTGTGAAAAGACAAAGATCAATCCCGATACAAGTATCAACACCCTTTCCAACGACGACCTAGCGTCACTTCGTAAAGTCATCGAGGAAGAGTACAAAGTCGAGGGACGTCTTCGCACAGAAGTCGCCCTGAATATTAAGCGCCTTATGGACATTGGTTGCTACCGCGGCCTTCGTCATCGTAAGGGTCTTCCAGTACGCGGTCAGAGGACTAAAACCAATGCCCGTACTCGCAAGGGTAAGAAGAAGACCGTTGCGTCTAAGAAGAAATAA
- the rpsK gene encoding 30S ribosomal protein S11 has protein sequence MANTKRKVKKTVYEGNVYIQATFNNTIVTVTDLNGNAVSWASAGGLGFRGAKKSTPYAAQTTAEKAVKAAMDSGLQEVNVFVKGPGVGRESAIRTLGVLGLKVRSIRDVTPIPHNGCRPRKSRRV, from the coding sequence ATGGCTAATACAAAGCGCAAAGTGAAGAAGACGGTATATGAAGGGAATGTCTATATTCAGGCTACCTTCAACAATACCATTGTCACCGTTACCGATCTTAACGGTAATGCTGTTTCCTGGGCCAGCGCAGGCGGACTCGGGTTTCGTGGTGCCAAAAAGTCCACTCCTTATGCAGCACAGACCACCGCAGAGAAAGCAGTTAAAGCAGCTATGGACTCTGGCCTTCAGGAAGTAAATGTTTTCGTGAAGGGTCCTGGTGTTGGACGTGAGAGTGCAATTCGTACCTTGGGCGTGCTTGGGTTGAAAGTCCGGTCTATCCGCGACGTTACCCCCATCCCGCACAATGGATGCAGACCTCGTAAGAGCAGACGAGTCTGA
- the rpsD gene encoding 30S ribosomal protein S4, giving the protein MARYTGPKCRYCRAERTKLFLKGERCHSGKCPMNDLKSAGLPGKDPRARSKKPTDYGLQLREKQKLKRTYCMLEKQFKLTFDEAARVPGKTGENLIMLLECRLDNVVYRLHFASSRSESAQLINHGHIQVNGKRVTIPSYRLKPGDVVSVGPRGQKMISIKENLKEYSKSGVCQWLTLDADAMKGTFVAVPRRSEVTELEKINEQLIVELYSR; this is encoded by the coding sequence ATGGCAAGATATACAGGACCGAAATGCAGATACTGCAGAGCCGAGAGGACCAAATTGTTCCTTAAGGGTGAAAGATGCCATTCCGGCAAATGTCCGATGAATGATCTCAAATCAGCCGGCCTCCCTGGAAAAGACCCTAGGGCACGTTCCAAGAAGCCGACCGACTACGGTCTTCAGCTTCGTGAGAAGCAGAAGCTGAAAAGAACCTATTGCATGCTTGAGAAGCAGTTCAAACTGACTTTCGATGAAGCAGCAAGGGTTCCCGGAAAGACTGGTGAAAATTTGATCATGTTGCTTGAATGCAGACTTGACAACGTTGTCTATCGTTTGCACTTTGCAAGCAGCAGGAGTGAATCCGCTCAGTTGATTAACCATGGACATATCCAGGTTAACGGCAAGCGCGTTACCATTCCTTCCTACCGCCTCAAGCCCGGTGACGTTGTCTCCGTTGGCCCACGTGGACAGAAAATGATTTCAATTAAAGAAAACTTGAAGGAATACTCCAAGTCTGGTGTTTGCCAGTGGCTGACATTGGATGCAGATGCAATGAAGGGTACCTTTGTTGCTGTTCCTAGAAGAAGTGAAGTCACCGAGCTCGAAAAGATTAACGAGCAGTTGATCGTCGAGTTGTATTCCAGATAA
- a CDS encoding DNA-directed RNA polymerase subunit alpha codes for MARKNLLKGFKKPKGITFEHSAIESNFGKFIAYPFERGFGTTIGNTLRRVLLSSIQGYAVTAVKFTSFNEDGVPHLISSEFEQLPGVREDIADIIAALKKLQIRMPEDSEGTNLLIECKGPGVITGANFERDQVEITNKDLVLFTMMDDANIEMEVQIDLGRGYVPSEINEKYVEEIGTIPIDATFSPVTRVKYSIEPTRVGYRSDYDKLTLEIYTDGTIAPQNALAEAAKIAKEYFQIFINFDETLISNNDEVDEEEERVRKILGTSVEELELTVRSSNCLKNANIRTIGDLTKKTEEEIAKTRNFGKKSLSEIKDKLKEWNLSLGMTDYSVLKTAVKVPGNKEEENEA; via the coding sequence ATGGCACGCAAAAACCTTCTGAAGGGCTTCAAGAAGCCCAAGGGGATAACCTTCGAACACAGCGCTATTGAATCTAATTTTGGAAAATTTATTGCCTATCCGTTTGAGAGAGGCTTTGGAACCACAATTGGCAACACGCTTAGGAGGGTTCTTCTCTCATCTATCCAGGGGTATGCCGTCACTGCCGTGAAGTTCACTAGCTTCAATGAAGATGGTGTACCGCACTTGATTTCAAGTGAATTCGAGCAGCTACCCGGTGTCCGTGAGGACATTGCGGATATTATTGCTGCTCTGAAGAAACTTCAGATCAGGATGCCCGAGGACTCAGAAGGAACAAATCTCCTGATAGAGTGTAAGGGTCCCGGCGTAATTACCGGTGCAAACTTCGAGCGTGACCAGGTTGAAATCACCAACAAGGATTTGGTCCTCTTTACAATGATGGATGATGCCAACATTGAGATGGAAGTCCAGATTGACCTTGGTAGGGGCTATGTCCCGTCTGAAATCAACGAGAAATATGTGGAAGAGATTGGTACTATTCCTATCGACGCCACTTTTTCACCGGTTACCCGCGTAAAGTATTCGATTGAACCTACCCGTGTTGGCTATCGTAGTGATTACGACAAGTTGACATTGGAGATTTACACCGATGGTACGATTGCTCCGCAGAATGCCTTGGCCGAAGCAGCGAAGATCGCGAAGGAATACTTCCAGATTTTCATTAACTTTGACGAGACATTAATTAGTAACAATGACGAGGTTGACGAAGAGGAAGAACGGGTTCGTAAGATTCTCGGTACTTCCGTTGAGGAACTTGAATTGACTGTAAGGTCTAGCAATTGTCTCAAGAACGCCAACATCAGAACGATTGGTGACTTGACCAAGAAGACTGAGGAAGAGATTGCAAAGACGAGGAACTTCGGTAAGAAGAGCCTCTCTGAGATTAAAGACAAACTCAAAGAATGGAATCTCAGCCTCGGGATGACGGACTACAGTGTTTTGAAAACTGCAGTTAAAGTACCAGGGAACAAGGAAGAAGAGAATGAAGCATAG
- the rplQ gene encoding 50S ribosomal protein L17, which translates to MKHRIGFNALSRNSAQRTALKRNMVTSLFRYERIETTKAKALEVRRMAEKMITRAKVDNVHNRRTVGKDLFDEGILAKLFTEIAPLFVERKGGYTRILKTGNRLGDAAEMVILELVEKTVKVDKNAEKKAEKKADKKVADTSAAKPAKAKAEKAKAKAEEKSAEEVK; encoded by the coding sequence ATGAAGCATAGGATTGGATTCAATGCGCTAAGTAGGAATTCCGCCCAGCGGACAGCTTTAAAGCGCAACATGGTGACCTCCCTGTTCAGATACGAGAGGATTGAGACCACCAAGGCAAAGGCTCTTGAAGTTCGTAGAATGGCTGAAAAAATGATCACCCGTGCCAAGGTTGATAACGTACATAATCGTCGTACTGTTGGCAAGGATCTTTTTGATGAAGGCATTCTGGCGAAGCTTTTCACAGAGATCGCTCCTTTGTTTGTTGAGCGGAAGGGCGGTTATACCCGCATCCTGAAGACCGGCAATCGTCTCGGTGACGCAGCTGAGATGGTCATCCTTGAACTGGTTGAGAAAACCGTCAAGGTTGATAAGAATGCTGAAAAAAAGGCAGAGAAGAAAGCTGATAAGAAAGTAGCTGATACCTCCGCTGCAAAACCTGCAAAAGCCAAGGCTGAAAAAGCCAAAGCCAAAGCAGAAGAGAAGAGTGCAGAAGAGGTCAAATAA
- the rny gene encoding ribonuclease Y has protein sequence MNVILIILLSCLFGIVLGWLCRWLYAKFKLTSVEQRAVRLNKEAIKEAEAKSKELLLETRDQLLKEQQQQEREARERRIELQRSERRLLQKEENLEHKQTELDVIRKQLGDRDASLLKKEQEISSKEGSLITELERIAGMTSEEAKTNIIEAMQNDAKRDGQLLINKIEQEAQLTADKKARDIVVTSIQRLATEVTSDVTISSVSLPSDEMKGRIIGREGRNIRTLETLTGVDVIIDDTPEAVVISCFDPVRKEIARVSLERLVQDGRIHPARIEEVVNKVTKEIGRIIADEGEKVVFDLGVHNMGQETIRALGRLYFRTSYGQNVLNHSKEVAILSGMIASEVGANAELAMRSGLLHDIGKGIETESDANHAELGADMAKRLGEDPRVVNAILAHHSDVEPTTLEAVIVQIADAISAARPGARRETLDNYIKRLESLEQIAESFVGVDKAYAIQAGRELRILVNNDTVSDDGAKEIAKGIASRIEAELRYPGRIKVTIIREMRVVEYAR, from the coding sequence ATGAATGTTATACTAATTATCCTCCTTAGTTGTTTATTTGGTATCGTCTTAGGTTGGTTATGCCGTTGGCTGTATGCGAAATTTAAGCTTACCTCGGTCGAACAGAGAGCTGTCAGACTGAACAAGGAAGCAATAAAGGAAGCGGAAGCAAAGAGCAAGGAGCTTTTGCTTGAGACTCGGGATCAGTTGTTGAAAGAGCAACAACAGCAAGAACGAGAGGCTAGGGAAAGACGGATTGAATTGCAGCGTTCCGAGAGGAGACTTCTTCAGAAAGAAGAGAATCTGGAACATAAGCAAACTGAATTAGATGTTATCAGAAAGCAACTAGGAGATAGAGACGCAAGTCTTTTAAAGAAGGAACAGGAAATTTCCTCTAAAGAGGGAAGCCTGATAACTGAATTGGAACGTATCGCAGGCATGACTTCGGAAGAGGCCAAGACCAATATCATTGAGGCTATGCAAAATGATGCGAAACGTGATGGCCAGCTCTTGATCAATAAAATTGAGCAAGAAGCACAGCTTACTGCTGACAAGAAGGCACGCGATATCGTTGTGACTTCCATTCAGCGGCTTGCAACTGAAGTTACCAGTGATGTTACTATCAGTTCGGTCAGTCTTCCGAGTGATGAGATGAAAGGTCGGATTATTGGACGTGAGGGAAGAAATATCCGCACGTTGGAGACGCTGACAGGTGTCGATGTCATTATTGACGATACTCCTGAAGCTGTTGTCATTTCCTGTTTCGATCCTGTACGAAAAGAAATTGCAAGGGTCTCGCTTGAAAGACTGGTCCAAGACGGCCGGATCCATCCTGCACGGATTGAAGAGGTCGTCAATAAAGTCACGAAGGAAATCGGAAGGATTATCGCCGATGAAGGCGAAAAAGTTGTTTTCGATCTCGGGGTCCATAACATGGGACAGGAGACTATTCGTGCCTTGGGTCGTCTTTATTTCCGAACAAGTTATGGGCAGAATGTTCTTAACCACTCCAAAGAAGTGGCGATTTTGTCTGGTATGATTGCAAGTGAAGTTGGAGCAAATGCTGAATTAGCTATGCGCTCAGGACTTTTGCATGATATCGGCAAAGGTATCGAAACCGAAAGTGATGCAAACCATGCAGAACTGGGTGCAGATATGGCAAAACGCCTCGGTGAGGATCCTCGAGTTGTTAATGCAATTCTGGCCCACCATAGCGATGTCGAACCAACGACTTTGGAAGCTGTTATCGTCCAGATTGCTGACGCCATCAGTGCTGCCCGCCCTGGCGCCAGACGTGAGACTTTGGATAATTATATCAAGCGTCTTGAGTCACTCGAGCAGATTGCCGAAAGCTTTGTCGGTGTAGACAAAGCCTATGCTATCCAAGCTGGACGTGAATTAAGGATTCTTGTTAACAATGATACCGTTTCTGATGATGGTGCCAAAGAGATAGCGAAGGGAATCGCAAGCCGCATTGAAGCAGAATTGCGATATCCAGGAAGAATCAAGGTGACCATTATCCGTGAGATGCGGGTAGTAGAATACGCTAGGTAG
- a CDS encoding TIGR00282 family metallophosphoesterase, which translates to MSDSKTLAVLLLGDVCGQPGCRALFMGLGSLVKDFRADLVVVNGENAANGFGLSSRLMDQFFALGVHVITSGNHIWQQDDLLPYLDSEQRLLRPANYPPQAPGHGSTIVDCKGYKVGVLNLQGRQQLVSIDCPFRVGLDQVQKLRKQTPMILVDFHAENTEEKEALGLYLDGKVSAFVGTHTHVQTADEKILPLKTAYITDLGLCGPSESVIGSDPVGSIAKQISQMPLRSEIADHPPVLQGVFVTIEVDTGNAVSVERFTRTFAL; encoded by the coding sequence GTGTCTGATTCAAAAACACTGGCCGTTCTGTTGTTGGGTGATGTCTGCGGACAGCCCGGCTGCAGAGCGCTCTTTATGGGTCTCGGGTCGTTAGTCAAAGACTTTCGTGCTGATTTGGTCGTAGTCAATGGAGAAAACGCAGCCAATGGGTTTGGCCTTTCTTCCCGTCTCATGGATCAGTTTTTTGCTTTGGGCGTACATGTCATTACCAGTGGCAACCATATATGGCAACAGGATGACCTGTTGCCGTATCTTGACAGCGAGCAACGATTGCTCAGGCCTGCGAACTATCCTCCCCAGGCTCCCGGACACGGATCGACAATAGTCGATTGCAAGGGGTACAAAGTCGGAGTCCTCAATCTACAGGGAAGACAGCAGTTGGTTTCGATCGATTGCCCCTTCAGGGTTGGTCTGGATCAAGTCCAGAAATTGCGGAAGCAGACACCTATGATCCTTGTTGATTTTCACGCAGAAAATACAGAGGAAAAAGAAGCGCTTGGTCTCTATCTTGATGGTAAGGTATCAGCCTTTGTAGGTACCCATACCCACGTGCAGACTGCAGATGAGAAAATCCTTCCCCTCAAGACTGCCTATATAACAGATCTCGGCCTTTGTGGCCCAAGTGAGAGTGTCATAGGATCTGATCCTGTCGGGTCCATTGCCAAGCAGATTTCCCAGATGCCGCTGAGAAGCGAGATTGCCGACCATCCTCCTGTTTTGCAGGGCGTCTTTGTCACGATTGAGGTGGATACCGGCAATGCTGTCTCAGTCGAGCGGTTTACCCGTACTTTTGCACTGTAA
- a CDS encoding TlyA family RNA methyltransferase translates to MKTKKLPLLQLLGRQYRQYTKDQLTAFIACRNVYANGTLATDPKQLLAVESELAFTFDKYVSRGGFKLEHALDAFQISVDGLVMLDAGSSTGGFTDCLLQRNARLVHSVDVGYNQLDWRLRTDKRVLVHEKQNIMFLENLEPACDAAVCDLSFRSIGGAASHILQLCTSKWLISLIKPQFELPKGQKGFSGVVEDKALLKEVMITVYRFLSDEQVGIHGLLKSPITGHKGNTEFLALLKPSQGMDILAYSARLDSLLS, encoded by the coding sequence ATGAAGACAAAGAAACTTCCCCTGTTGCAGCTTTTAGGCAGACAATACCGCCAATATACGAAAGATCAATTAACAGCTTTCATTGCTTGTCGGAATGTATATGCAAATGGAACGCTTGCAACTGATCCAAAACAATTACTTGCTGTTGAAAGCGAATTAGCTTTCACCTTTGACAAGTATGTCTCAAGGGGTGGATTTAAGCTCGAGCATGCCTTGGATGCTTTCCAGATTTCCGTCGACGGTTTGGTTATGCTTGATGCCGGATCATCTACCGGAGGCTTTACCGATTGCCTCCTGCAGAGGAACGCCCGCCTTGTTCACAGTGTAGATGTGGGGTATAACCAGCTTGACTGGAGACTGAGAACCGACAAACGGGTTTTGGTCCATGAAAAACAAAATATCATGTTCCTGGAAAACCTGGAACCAGCATGTGATGCAGCGGTCTGTGATTTGTCTTTTCGTTCGATCGGCGGGGCTGCAAGCCATATTCTGCAGCTATGTACGTCAAAATGGCTTATATCGCTTATCAAACCCCAGTTTGAGCTTCCCAAAGGTCAAAAAGGCTTTTCAGGTGTTGTCGAGGACAAGGCTTTGCTCAAGGAAGTAATGATTACTGTCTATCGGTTCCTCTCTGATGAGCAGGTTGGGATCCATGGTCTCTTGAAAAGCCCAATTACAGGACATAAGGGAAATACGGAATTCCTTGCCCTGTTGAAGCCCAGTCAAGGGATGGATATTCTCGCTTACTCAGCTAGGTTGGATAGTCTTCTTTCCTAG
- a CDS encoding GerMN domain-containing protein encodes MDREKDQGENNEAPQAKKKKMLVAWIAWVLFSIAMFALTGPSIIEAVKDSGILELMAEESEIQKDSGKRTVDACFVSYDGSFVLYSQKQKPLGGSVYHDCIESLLSGPDYTALSQGAVTFIAPKTSLIGLTFSNGVLYIDLSKEFLKSPDLEKAYRQIKLTATDFSRVKDVIILVEGSELPRKEDYPT; translated from the coding sequence ATGGACAGGGAAAAAGACCAAGGGGAAAACAATGAAGCCCCACAAGCCAAAAAAAAGAAAATGTTGGTTGCCTGGATTGCTTGGGTTCTTTTCAGCATTGCGATGTTCGCCCTAACCGGGCCATCGATTATCGAGGCGGTCAAAGATAGCGGAATCTTGGAATTAATGGCCGAGGAATCTGAAATACAGAAAGATTCAGGCAAAAGAACGGTAGATGCATGTTTTGTTTCATACGATGGATCATTTGTCCTATACTCCCAGAAACAAAAACCCCTGGGAGGGTCGGTATACCATGATTGTATAGAAAGCCTGCTCTCCGGACCTGACTATACGGCGCTTTCGCAGGGTGCTGTAACGTTCATTGCACCAAAAACATCTTTAATCGGCCTTACCTTCTCAAATGGGGTCCTGTATATCGATCTCTCCAAGGAGTTCCTCAAAAGCCCGGATCTTGAAAAAGCATATCGGCAGATCAAGCTCACCGCTACTGATTTCAGCAGGGTAAAGGATGTCATCATATTGGTTGAAGGAAGTGAACTGCCTAGGAAAGAAGACTATCCAACCTAG
- the ptsP gene encoding phosphoenolpyruvate--protein phosphotransferase: MRIFKGIAASEGLAKGKALLHVHSKMVAEKHHILPEAVESELESFRVAVNKARKNLEKHYVPDVSSLPGEILETHLMMLSDPEYISQIEDYIVKKLFCAQWAVDTVTNSMIALLEASDNAVLRERVIDFKDVGLHLVEALSGESSQDISALKEDVILVADTLMPSELFAMDKTHVKGIALDGGGRASHVAILVRAFQIPAVLALGNAAAKVKDGDEVIVDGVYGEFYVRPELTAAQNLGRRYVLWQHHEAELLKMVDLPTVMKDGHKLSLQANIQTDGEVDAAKRYGAGGIGLFRSEFLFMDTNDSASEEHQFNAYRKVVESMAPKPVTIRTIDVGGDKIVKGMGIDEKNPILGWRAVRFCLSRKDIFTIQLRALLRSSVYGKLQIMFPMISGVEELDAVLHLFEHVKEECRAEHIPFDPDIKVGTMIEVPSAAMCADILAKKVDFFSIGTNDLIQYTIAVDRGNEKIAYLYQPMHPGVLRSIRMIIEKAHQENIPVSLCGEMAADPLYSVLLAGLGLDEFSMGPQSILQVRKILREVSYQEAKQLAEAVMQMDSYLTITTYIREWMHDRFDHFTTI; encoded by the coding sequence ATGAGGATATTCAAAGGAATTGCTGCCTCGGAAGGACTTGCCAAAGGGAAAGCTTTGCTGCATGTCCATTCTAAGATGGTTGCAGAAAAGCATCACATTTTACCAGAGGCTGTCGAAAGCGAGCTGGAATCCTTCAGGGTTGCCGTTAACAAGGCTAGGAAAAATCTGGAAAAGCATTATGTTCCGGATGTGTCCTCATTGCCTGGGGAAATTTTGGAAACCCATTTGATGATGCTTTCTGATCCCGAGTATATTTCACAGATAGAAGACTATATTGTAAAGAAATTATTCTGTGCCCAGTGGGCAGTCGATACCGTAACAAACTCTATGATTGCCTTATTGGAAGCCTCTGACAATGCTGTACTCAGGGAACGGGTAATTGATTTCAAAGATGTAGGGCTCCATTTGGTTGAAGCCCTCAGTGGAGAATCCAGCCAGGATATCTCCGCCTTGAAAGAGGATGTAATCCTTGTCGCTGATACGCTTATGCCTTCAGAACTCTTTGCCATGGATAAAACCCATGTCAAGGGGATAGCCTTGGATGGAGGCGGAAGGGCAAGCCATGTGGCAATCCTTGTAAGGGCTTTCCAAATACCTGCCGTCCTTGCCCTCGGGAATGCTGCTGCAAAAGTGAAAGATGGCGATGAGGTAATCGTGGATGGGGTATATGGAGAATTCTATGTTCGCCCCGAGTTGACTGCTGCCCAGAATCTTGGTAGAAGATATGTTCTGTGGCAACACCACGAAGCGGAGTTGCTGAAAATGGTAGATCTCCCTACAGTTATGAAAGATGGGCATAAGCTTTCTTTGCAAGCGAACATCCAGACCGATGGGGAAGTGGATGCGGCAAAACGCTATGGTGCCGGCGGAATTGGGCTGTTCCGTTCCGAATTTCTGTTTATGGATACCAATGACAGCGCTTCGGAGGAACACCAGTTCAATGCCTACCGAAAGGTAGTTGAGTCCATGGCTCCCAAACCAGTAACAATCCGTACCATCGACGTAGGTGGCGACAAGATAGTTAAAGGTATGGGAATTGATGAAAAAAACCCTATCCTTGGGTGGAGGGCTGTACGTTTTTGCCTTTCCAGAAAGGATATCTTCACCATTCAGCTCCGGGCTTTGCTCCGCTCGAGTGTGTATGGAAAATTGCAGATCATGTTCCCAATGATAAGCGGGGTCGAGGAACTGGACGCCGTATTGCATTTGTTCGAACATGTGAAAGAGGAATGCCGTGCAGAACATATTCCCTTTGATCCCGATATCAAAGTCGGGACAATGATAGAGGTTCCCTCTGCGGCGATGTGCGCCGATATCCTTGCAAAAAAAGTTGACTTCTTCTCGATCGGAACGAACGACCTTATCCAATATACGATAGCCGTCGACAGGGGAAACGAGAAGATTGCGTATCTTTACCAGCCAATGCATCCAGGAGTGCTCCGCTCTATCAGGATGATCATCGAAAAGGCCCACCAGGAAAATATTCCTGTGAGTCTGTGCGGTGAAATGGCTGCCGATCCTCTCTATTCCGTGCTGTTGGCCGGACTAGGGTTGGATGAATTCAGTATGGGCCCCCAAAGCATTCTCCAAGTGCGCAAGATTCTCCGTGAAGTCTCCTATCAAGAGGCTAAACAACTTGCCGAAGCAGTGATGCAAATGGATTCATATCTAACAATTACTACATACATAAGGGAGTGGATGCATGACCGATTCGATCATTTCACCACCATCTGA
- the der gene encoding ribosome biogenesis GTPase Der, translated as MTDSIISPPSETDNELVGAVATKLPVIVIIGRPNVGKSTLFNRLIRKRRAITDPTPGVTRDPIPERWLLGNHPVTLVDSGGIKIEREGLDDLVSEKSYSLLEKSDVILFMMDCTEVTAEDREIMERLRVYADKVVLVVNKIDDVNRSDLIWEYYSYGFQRIVGISAAHGHGIEDLEETLLGMLELESLLDAPEENPSIKLAILGKPNTGKSTLANLLVGDDISIVSDIAGTTRDVVRGGFAYKGTDFTVLDTAGIRRKSKVDEDVEYYSVNRAIKTIEDADVVLLMIDSIEGLSDQDKKIAQLIVRRGKGVVLVLNKIDLLQGIGNQLEAIKDRVRFLFPILSFAPMCSISAKNGQDIGKLLDTVWAVWKQLNKRIDTSTLNEALKGWGEAYQPPRGAVGHFKVYYGTQISAMPVKFLFFVNHDKNFPQVYIQYLKNCIRRDLGFTSIPLEIDLRERRRNASLNDRPAKVLKPAGASSRDTVSRKATGGKATAKPKSNKPGNKAAMGKSVIRSAKQARNTTSKKRG; from the coding sequence ATGACCGATTCGATCATTTCACCACCATCTGAGACGGACAATGAACTGGTTGGCGCAGTTGCCACCAAGCTTCCCGTCATCGTAATCATCGGAAGGCCCAATGTGGGCAAATCGACCCTTTTCAATCGCCTTATCAGGAAGAGAAGGGCTATTACCGATCCCACGCCAGGGGTAACCCGCGATCCGATCCCAGAGCGCTGGCTACTGGGAAACCATCCTGTGACCTTGGTCGACTCGGGTGGAATCAAAATCGAGCGAGAAGGTCTCGACGACCTGGTATCAGAAAAAAGTTACAGTCTGCTTGAAAAGAGCGACGTAATCCTCTTTATGATGGATTGCACCGAAGTTACAGCAGAAGACCGGGAAATCATGGAACGCCTTAGAGTCTACGCAGACAAGGTGGTTCTCGTTGTCAATAAAATCGATGATGTAAACAGGAGTGATTTAATCTGGGAATACTATAGTTATGGTTTCCAGAGGATCGTAGGCATTTCTGCAGCCCATGGGCACGGGATCGAAGACCTTGAGGAAACTCTCTTGGGCATGCTTGAGTTGGAAAGCCTTCTCGACGCACCTGAGGAGAACCCTTCCATTAAGTTGGCTATCCTTGGAAAACCGAATACAGGAAAAAGTACCCTTGCAAATCTCTTGGTAGGGGATGATATTTCCATCGTGAGTGATATTGCCGGGACGACACGTGATGTTGTCCGTGGAGGATTCGCTTACAAGGGCACTGACTTCACTGTTTTGGATACAGCGGGTATCAGACGCAAAAGCAAAGTCGATGAAGATGTAGAGTACTATTCGGTAAACCGTGCAATCAAGACCATTGAGGATGCTGATGTCGTTTTGCTCATGATTGACAGTATTGAAGGTTTGTCAGACCAGGACAAGAAGATTGCCCAACTGATTGTACGCAGGGGAAAAGGTGTCGTACTTGTATTGAACAAGATTGACTTGCTCCAAGGAATCGGGAATCAGCTGGAGGCGATCAAGGACCGAGTCAGGTTTTTGTTCCCTATCCTCTCGTTTGCGCCCATGTGTTCCATCAGTGCAAAGAACGGGCAGGATATCGGCAAATTGCTCGATACTGTCTGGGCCGTATGGAAACAGCTGAACAAGCGTATCGATACGTCCACTTTGAATGAAGCCCTCAAGGGATGGGGAGAAGCGTATCAACCCCCACGAGGAGCGGTTGGTCACTTTAAAGTCTACTATGGTACCCAGATCAGCGCCATGCCAGTCAAATTTCTGTTTTTTGTAAACCATGACAAGAATTTTCCCCAGGTGTATATCCAATACCTGAAGAACTGTATTCGCCGTGATTTGGGATTCACTTCAATTCCTCTGGAAATCGACCTCAGGGAGCGGAGAAGGAATGCATCACTCAATGATAGGCCGGCAAAGGTGTTGAAACCTGCAGGGGCTTCGTCGAGAGATACTGTTTCCCGGAAAGCTACGGGGGGTAAGGCTACTGCAAAACCAAAGTCCAATAAGCCCGGGAATAAGGCTGCAATGGGGAAATCTGTAATACGTTCTGCAAAACAGGCTCGTAATACTACCTCAAAGAAGCGAGGGTAA